The sequence TCAAAAATGCAACAAAAGGAGAATTCAAACTTGCAAAGAGATGGTTAGTTGAAGACGGTAGTGAAATTTTAAAAAATGCAAAGAAAAAGAAAGTGGTTTTATTAGCATACGGAGATCCCTACATCGCTACAACTCACATAGAACTACGAACAAGGGCAATTGAAGATAAAATTAAAACGCATTCAATTCATGCAGCATCATCGCTAACCTCAATGATAGGAGAGTGCGGTTTGCATTTTTACAAAGTGGGAAGAATTGCAACAATAATGAGTGAAATGAAATCACTGACAACGCCATATTATGTAATATACAAAAATATCATTGAAGGTAATCATACAGTTCTTCTCTTAGAATACAATCAAGACAAGAATTTTTTCTTAGATCCTAAAGATGCATTAAATGGATTATTAGAAACTGAAAAAGGTCAAATAAGAAATGTTATCAGTTCGTCAACATATGTAATTGTAGCATCCAGGATAGGGTTCAAAGATCAAAAAATTATTTCAGGTAAAATATCAAGTTTGAAGAAAATTGACTTTGGCAAGCCCCCACATACTGTAATTATTCCAGGCAGATTACATTTTACTGAGTCAGATGCTTTGAAATTATTCGGAGAATGTATTGATGAACCATTTGACAATACAGAAAAAACAAAAAAGATATCCATCCAAATGATGAAAAAATATGTTCCAATGGTTCGAGAAGCACTAGAGGAAGTAGGACCACTATACAAAGATCAAAAAGAATTTCAAGGAATTTTAGAAAATGCAGAATTGTATGTCAAGGATGCAGAAAAATTTCTAGAAGATGGTCAAGATGAAGTAGCAATATTGAGTATAGGGTATGCAGATGGTCTTGTTGATGCATTGAGATTGGCAAAAGGCCTTGATCCAAAGATGTAATTTTTAGCGATGAATTAAAGAGTGGGTCAAAAATAGAAAAAACATTGGAGCAAATTCAAAAAACCATACTATCCATCATGTATGTCTGTCAAATTGAGGGGAAAGAAGTATTTGAGATACTCAAGAAAAAAACCATGCTTTCTGAAGATTTGATCAATGGAGAAATTAACAATTTAATCAAAAACCAATTGGTTAATGAAGATAGAAAATCAATTACTGAAAAAGGAAGAAAATCACTATGTGTTGTATTAGCAGGAGGGGTTTTTGATATTATTCATCCAGGGCATATTCACACATTAAATGCAGCAAAAGATCTAGGCGATGTTTTAGTTGTTGTAGTTGCAACTGACAATACAGCAGTTAAAATGAAAAAAAGAAAACCACTTCATGTACAAGAACAAAGACAAGAATTAGTAAATTCATTATCA comes from Nitrosopumilus oxyclinae and encodes:
- a CDS encoding adenylyltransferase/cytidyltransferase family protein, producing MYVCQIEGKEVFEILKKKTMLSEDLINGEINNLIKNQLVNEDRKSITEKGRKSLCVVLAGGVFDIIHPGHIHTLNAAKDLGDVLVVVVATDNTAVKMKKRKPLHVQEQRQELVNSLSMVDLCLIGQENDIFKTVNHVKPQIIALGYDQVHQEKFITEGCKKIQLDAKVARLQSPIPESSSSKIQKEYGESIHGI
- the dph5 gene encoding diphthine synthase; the encoded protein is MLWFIGLGISGFKSIPSEALDVLSKADIVYLEQFTSPIGKSDLTKIKNATKGEFKLAKRWLVEDGSEILKNAKKKKVVLLAYGDPYIATTHIELRTRAIEDKIKTHSIHAASSLTSMIGECGLHFYKVGRIATIMSEMKSLTTPYYVIYKNIIEGNHTVLLLEYNQDKNFFLDPKDALNGLLETEKGQIRNVISSSTYVIVASRIGFKDQKIISGKISSLKKIDFGKPPHTVIIPGRLHFTESDALKLFGECIDEPFDNTEKTKKISIQMMKKYVPMVREALEEVGPLYKDQKEFQGILENAELYVKDAEKFLEDGQDEVAILSIGYADGLVDALRLAKGLDPKM